In one Melospiza melodia melodia isolate bMelMel2 chromosome 5, bMelMel2.pri, whole genome shotgun sequence genomic region, the following are encoded:
- the WDR1 gene encoding WD repeat-containing protein 1: MPYEIKKVFASLPQVERGVSKIIGGDPKGNNFLYTNGKCVVIRNIDNPAIADIYTEHAHQVVVAKYAPSGFYIASGDVSGKLRIWDTTQKEHLLKYEYQPFAGKIKDLAWTEDSKRIAVVGEGREKFGAVFLWDSGSSVGEITGHNKVINSVDMKQTRPYRLATGSDDNCAAFFEGPPFKFKFTLSDHTRFVNCVRFSPDGNRFATASADGQIFVYDGKTGEKVCALGGGKAHDGGIYAISWSPDSSQLLSASGDKTAKIWDVGANSIVNTFNMGSNVLDQQLGCLWQKDHLLTISLSGYINYLDKNNPNKPLRVIKGHSKSIQCLTVHKNGGKSYIYSGSNDGHINYWDSETGENDGFSGKGHTNQVSRMAVDEMDQLVTCSMDDTVRYTNLSKRDYSGQDAVKMDVQPKCLAVGPGGYTVVLCIGQIVLMKDKKKCFAIDDLGYEPEAVAIHPTGSTAAVGGADGNVHLYSIQGTSLKSDDKTLEAKGPVTDLAYSHDGAFLAVCDANKVVTVFSVADGYAEHNVFYGHHAKVVCIAWSPDNEHFASGGMDMMVYVWTVSDPETRVKIPDAHRLHHVSGLAWLDEHTLVTTSHDASVKEWSISYN; encoded by the exons ATGCCGTACGAGATCA AAAAAGTGTTCGCCAGCCTTCCACAGGTTGAACGAGGCGTTTCCAAAATTATTGGAGGTGATCCTAAGGGCAACAATTTTCTTTACACCAATGGAAAATGTGTCGTCATCAGGAACATTGAT aATCCTGCAATTGCTGATATCTACACTGAGCATGCCCACCAGGTTGTAGTTGCCAAGTATGCTCCTAGTGGATTCTACATAGCATCTGGAG ATGTCTCTGGAAAGCTGAGAATCTGGGATACTACACAGAAGGAACACCTACTGAAGTATGAGTATCAGCCATTTGCAGGAAAAATAAAGGACCTTGCATGGACTGAAGATAGCAAGAGAATTGCTGTGGTTGGAGAAGGAAGGGAAAA ATTTGGAGCAGTGTTCCTGTGGGATAGTGGCTCTTCTGTTGGTGAGATTACTGGGCATAATAAAGTGATCAACAGTGTGGACATGAAGCAAACGAGACCATATCGGCTGGCAACGGGCAGCGATGACAACTGCGCTGCCTTCTTCGAGGGACCGCCTTTCAAGTTCAAGTTTACACTGAGT GACCATACACGGTTTGTGAACTGTGTGAGATTTTCTCCTGATGGGAACAGATTTGCTACAGCTAGTGCAGATGGGCAG ATTTTCGTCTATGATGGGAAGACTGGAGAGAAAGTGTGTGCTCTTGGTGGAGGCAAAGCACATGATGGAGGTATTTATGCT ATTAGTTGGAGCCCTGACAGCAGTCAGTTGCTTTCTGCTTCTGGAGATAAAACTGCTAAAATCTGGGATGTTGGTGCTAATTCTATTGTAAATACTTTTAACATGGGATCAAACGTGTTGGATCAGCAGCTGGGTTGCTTGTGGCAGAAAGACCATTTACTGACTATCTCCCTGTCCGGCTATATCAATTATTTGGACAAGAACAATCCAAATAAGCCTTTACGTGTCATAAAG GGTCATAGTAAATCAATTCAGTGTCTTACGGTGCACAAAAATGGTGGAAAGTCCTATATTTACTCTGGAAGTAATGATGGTCATATTAAT TATTGGGATTCTGAAACTGGAGAGAATGATGGCTTTTCTGGGAAAGGCCACACAAATCAGGTTTCTAGAATGGCAGTGGATGAAATGGACCAGCTGGTCACCTGCAGTATGGATGACACTGTGCGCTACACCAACCTTAGCAAGAGAGATTACAG TGGCCAGGATGCTGTGAAAATGGATGTTCAACCAAAATGTTTAGCTGTGGGTCCTGGTGGCTATACTGTAGTTTTATGCATTGGACAA ATTGTCTTGATGAAAGATAAGAAAAAATGCTTTGCAATTGATGACCTGGGCTATGAGCCAGAAGCTGTAGCCATTCACCCCACAGGAAGTACAGCAGCAGTGGGAGGAGCG GATGGGAATGTCCATTTGTATTCAATCCAAGGAACCTCTTTAAAAAGTGATGATAAGACTTTGGAAGCGAAAGGTCCTGTTACTGACCTGGCATATTCTCACGATGGTGCCTTTCTTGCAGTCTGTGATGCAAACAAAGTTGTCACTGTCTTTAGTGTTGCTGATGGCTACGCG GAGCATAATGTCTTTTATGGACACCATGCAAAAGTTGTTTGCATTGCGTGGTCACCAGACAATGAACACTTTGCTTCTGGAGGCATGGACATGATGGTGTATGTTTGGACTGTGAGTGATCCAGAGACCAGAGTCAAGATACCAG ATGCTCACAGACTACATCATGTCAGCGGCTTGGCGTGGCTGGATGAACATACTCTGGTAACAACATCCCACGATGCTTCTGTTAAAGAGTGGTCTATCTCCTACAATTGA